The Daucus carota subsp. sativus chromosome 9, DH1 v3.0, whole genome shotgun sequence genome window below encodes:
- the LOC135149628 gene encoding uncharacterized protein LOC135149628 produces the protein MISDHWDTLGDSGYSIHGKLKSLRYVIKKWYHSSEKLEEKIKALEAQRDSLAGSTSHSTVIHEIEGKIQELYREQDQILRQKAKLDWDSQGDGNTKFFHRVVQYKIKQNHIRGLLHEEKWRLNNKEAVELEREFTVDELHGALMNMNPNKSPGPDGISVEYIRKLWFKMHHDIFRMAQGFAQEGPVVACSGYEVELKAPVVMMKHLQYNKLGIRSCLVFTDSTNLVHNFYKFRCGVYWDPLFNELKDNNLIHKVSLIFIPRHLNQIADEFAKQGAKREAMIAAWYTP, from the exons ATGATTTCTGATCATTGGGATACGCTAGGAGATTCTGGGTATTCCATTCATGGTAAACTTAAATCATTGCGTTATGTGATCAAGAAATGGTATCACTCTAGTGAAAAGCTAGAGGAAAAAATTAAAGCCTTGGAAGCACAACGAGACTCCTTAGCAGGTTCAACATCTCATTCCACAGTCATACATGAAATTGAAGGCAAAATTCAAGAGTTATACAGGGAACAAGATCAAATTCTTCGTCAGAAAGCAAAGCTTGACTGGGATTCACAAGGAGACGGTAATACAAAATTCTTTCACCGTGTGGTGCAATACAAAATCAAACAGAATCATATACGCGGTCTCTTACATGAGGAGAAATG GCGCTTAAACAACAAAGAGGCTGTTGAACTAGAAAGAGAATTTACAGTTGACGAACTTCATGGTGCTCTAATGAATATGAATCCAAATAAGTCTCCAGGACCGGATGGCATCTCAGTTGAATATATAAGGAAGCTGTGGTTCAAAATGCACCATGACATTTTCCGGATGGCTCAAGGTTTTGCTCAGGAAG GTCCGGTGGTAGCTTGTTCTGGATATGAAGTAGAATTAAAAGCTCCAGTGGTAATGATGAAACATCTTCAATACAATAAGCTTGGAATTCGCTCATGCCTTGTCTTTACAGACTCTACAAATTTAGTGCATAATTTCTATAAGTTTAGATGTGGAGTTTATTGGGATCCTTTATTCAATGAGCTGaaagataataatttaatacACAAGGTCTCACTTATCTTCATCCCAAGACACCTCAACCAAATTGCAGACGAGTTTGCGAAGCAAGGTGCCAAGAGAGAAGCCATGATTGCTGCATGGTATACACCCTAA